A stretch of the Rosa rugosa chromosome 5, drRosRugo1.1, whole genome shotgun sequence genome encodes the following:
- the LOC133709552 gene encoding uncharacterized protein LOC133709552 isoform X1 produces MQHDEVIWQVIRHKHCSFMSKIETGIFCRNPYNVTGICNRSSCPLANSRYATIRDHDGVFYLYMKTIERAHMPNKLWERVKLPRNYEKALEIIDKHLMYWPKFLVHKTKQRLTKMTQMRIRMRKLALKTREKIMTTPRKEIKREARREEKAEKAAVLDKSIEKELLERLKNGVYGDLHKDIYNYPFDKYQKVLEGEEQNTEREEEEEEEYEQDGEIEYVEGYDELEEEDDIEDLGGHAMDYSHADDDSVGMDVESEAGTGKRGRKSRKFEKDGAVAKSKKPRVLVEVEYEDGCDRQKAVH; encoded by the exons ATGCAGCACGACGAGGTCATATGGCAGGTCATCAGGCACAAGCACTGCAGCTTCATGTCCAA AATCGAAACCGGGATTTTCTGTAGAAACCCTTATAACGTCACCGGGATTTGTAATCGGAGCTCTTGCCCTCTGGCCAATAGTCGCTACGCTACCATTCGCGACCACGATG GAGTCTTCTATCTTTATATGAAAACTATAGAAAGAGCTCATATGCCAAACAAATTGTGGGAAAGAGTTAAGTTGCCCAGGAATTATGAGAAAGCACTTGAAATCATCGACAAACATCTG ATGTATTGGCCTAAGTTTCTTGTACATAAAACAAAGCAACGGCTCACTAAAATGACTCAGATGCGGATACGCATGAGGAAGCTTGCTTTGAAAACAAG GGAGAAAATAATGACAACACCAAGGAAGGAAATAAAGAGAGAAGCTAGAAGAGAGGAGAAGGCTGAAAAAGCTGCAGTTTTGGATAAG AGCATTGAGAAAGAACTATTAGAACGCCTTAAGAATGGAGTTTATGGTGATCTACATAAAGATATATATAATTACCCTTTTGATAAATACCAAAAAGTCCTTGAAGGGGAAGAACAGAATactgaaagagaagaagaagaagaagaagaatacgaG CAGGATGGTGAGATAGAATATGTTGAAGGTTATGACGAGCTTGAAGAGGAGGATGATATTGAAGATCTGGGTGGTCATGCAATGGACTATTCTCATGCAGATGATGATAGTG TTGGAATGGATGTAGAGTCAGAAGCAGGTACTGGCAAGAGAGGGAGAAAGTCTCGAAAGTTTGAGAAAGATGGAGCTGTTGCCAAATCGAAGAAACCTAGGGTACTTGTTGAG GTGGAGTATGAAGATGGTTGTGATAGACAAAAGGCAGTTCACTAA
- the LOC133709552 gene encoding uncharacterized protein LOC133709552 isoform X2, with translation MQHDEVIWQVIRHKHCSFMSKIETGIFCRNPYNVTGICNRSSCPLANSRYATIRDHDGVFYLYMKTIERAHMPNKLWERVKLPRNYEKALEIIDKHLMYWPKFLVHKTKQRLTKMTQMRIRMRKLALKTREKIMTTPRKEIKREARREEKAEKAAVLDKSIEKELLERLKNGVYGDLHKDIYNYPFDKYQKVLEGEEQNTEREEEEEEEYEDGEIEYVEGYDELEEEDDIEDLGGHAMDYSHADDDSVGMDVESEAGTGKRGRKSRKFEKDGAVAKSKKPRVLVEVEYEDGCDRQKAVH, from the exons ATGCAGCACGACGAGGTCATATGGCAGGTCATCAGGCACAAGCACTGCAGCTTCATGTCCAA AATCGAAACCGGGATTTTCTGTAGAAACCCTTATAACGTCACCGGGATTTGTAATCGGAGCTCTTGCCCTCTGGCCAATAGTCGCTACGCTACCATTCGCGACCACGATG GAGTCTTCTATCTTTATATGAAAACTATAGAAAGAGCTCATATGCCAAACAAATTGTGGGAAAGAGTTAAGTTGCCCAGGAATTATGAGAAAGCACTTGAAATCATCGACAAACATCTG ATGTATTGGCCTAAGTTTCTTGTACATAAAACAAAGCAACGGCTCACTAAAATGACTCAGATGCGGATACGCATGAGGAAGCTTGCTTTGAAAACAAG GGAGAAAATAATGACAACACCAAGGAAGGAAATAAAGAGAGAAGCTAGAAGAGAGGAGAAGGCTGAAAAAGCTGCAGTTTTGGATAAG AGCATTGAGAAAGAACTATTAGAACGCCTTAAGAATGGAGTTTATGGTGATCTACATAAAGATATATATAATTACCCTTTTGATAAATACCAAAAAGTCCTTGAAGGGGAAGAACAGAATactgaaagagaagaagaagaagaagaagaatacgaG GATGGTGAGATAGAATATGTTGAAGGTTATGACGAGCTTGAAGAGGAGGATGATATTGAAGATCTGGGTGGTCATGCAATGGACTATTCTCATGCAGATGATGATAGTG TTGGAATGGATGTAGAGTCAGAAGCAGGTACTGGCAAGAGAGGGAGAAAGTCTCGAAAGTTTGAGAAAGATGGAGCTGTTGCCAAATCGAAGAAACCTAGGGTACTTGTTGAG GTGGAGTATGAAGATGGTTGTGATAGACAAAAGGCAGTTCACTAA
- the LOC133707995 gene encoding uncharacterized protein LOC133707995 produces the protein MHQHHDGQWINEAAEQTGKKMLAELNQTKEKLAEILGAASLDEIEVPVSMQLDILANGVGVAKGRGIRGLGYGPRKEPVHYSESDKSANASMTEQKVIELTATVEKLLRHINHIEEQLATVEGYTIHHSSDDDDYDDYDDGDDDDVNIYGDEDEGAD, from the exons ATGCATCAACATCATGACGGTCAGTGGATCAACGAAGCAGCTGAACAAACTGGG AAGAAAATGTTAgcagaattgaatcaaacaaaggagaaGTTAGCTGAAATCCTTGGGGCTGCCTCACTTGATGAAATAGAAGTTCCCGTTTCTATGCAGTTGGATATCTTGGCAAATGGCGTTGGGGTTGCAAAGGGTAGAGGCATTCGGGGTCTGGGCTATGGTCCACGGAAGGAACCCGTCCATTATTCTGAGAGTGATAAATCTGCAAATGCTTCTATGACAGAACAAAAGGTAATTGAGCTGACAGCCACGGTGGAAAAGCTTTTGAGGCATATCAATCACATAGAAGAGCAACTTGCTACTGTTGAAGGGTATACTATTCATCATtccagtgatgatgatgattatgatgattatgatgatggggatgatgatgatgtgaaTATCTATGGGGATGAAGATGAGGGTGCAGACTAG
- the LOC133709781 gene encoding protein PAL OF QUIRKY — MVGPSADPTNTLKFLCSYSGKILPRYPDGKLRYLGGETRVLAVHRSISFSELLLKLGELCGTTVGLRCQLPTEDLDALISVKCDEDLANLIEEYDTAAAAATPLKIRAFLSLPANKIPTSPPSSSASSSKSSSSNHSTTCASGSTPRFSMPLPAERCLRQVSHTAPFQRAPAAAGKDPHCANYQAHGNPSRLYLVHNGNHWQ; from the exons ATGGTCGGACCATCAGCTGACCCCACCAACACTCTCAAATTCCTCTGCAGCTACAGCGGCAAAATCCTCCCCCGTTACCCTGACGGCAAGCTCCGTTATCTCGGCGGCGAAACCCGCGTCCTTGCCGTCCACCGTTCCATTTCCTTCTCTG AGCTATTGCTGAAGCTGGGAGAGCTGTGCGGCACAACCGTCGGTCTCCGTTGCCAACTGCCAACCGAAGACCTCGACGCCCTTATCTCCGTCAAGTGCGACGAGGACCTCGCCAATCTCATCGAGGAGTACGACACAGCTGCGGCGGCCGCCACGCCGTTGAAGATCAGAGCCTTCCTTTCGCTCCCCGCCAACAAAATTCCGACGTCTCCTCCGTCATCCTCGGCGTCCTCCTCGAAATCCTCGTCTTCAAATCACAGTACTACATGTGCCTCCGGATCCACTCCCAGATTCTCGATGCCGTTGCCGGCGGAGCGTTGCCTCCGTCAAGTTTCGCATACGGCGCCGTTTCAGCGAGCTCCAGCAGCAGCTGGGAAAGATCCTCACTGTGCTAATTACCAAGCTCATGGAAACCCTAGCCGTCTCTACCTCGTCCACAACGGCAACCACTGGCAATAA